The DNA region atccatcccatcccatcccatcccatcccatcccatcccaaaAACACAAGTCAATGCAGACAGACGGAAATCAAACTGATCCTATCTTGGCTGTCTGATCCCATAACGAGGATTCCAAAACCATGGAATAAAATACAACTAACCAACAAAGTGCTCTTAGAAAGCAAGCCCAGGATGGACAGGGGGCCACAACACAAGTAACTCAGAGCCCTGGCCTCCAAAGCAGCTGGACATACCCTGGCAAACCACCTTACTTCCTCACACAGTCTCACACCTCTCCAAAAGACCAGGAGCCCAGGAAGTTAGGAACAGAATCATTCATCACCCCCACAAAGGATGCTTCCTGGAAACGGAACTCATCTGAATAGGATTGAGGCAAATCTGTGAATGACATAGTGGCTGTAAATAGCTACTAGGCAAAGCCTGGAGACACCTGACCTTTAGAACTGACGTCAAGGAAGATGGCTGAAGCCTCCAACCCTGGCAGTTTAGGAATGGTGCTGGTACCTGAAGACTAGGTCAGATGGAGCTGAACCAGAACAGCACTGTCCATGTGCTTATAAGGACTGCCGCAGTGTGCCCAAGGCTCACGAACTAGATGGCAAGCAGGGGCCTGGCCTTCACCATTTATAGCTGTGTGACCATCAGCGAGTCACTCCCTTGCTTCAAATCTTTCCTGATCTttaaggtggggggagggggcttgaTATTGGCCCGGGAGCCCGTACCCAAACCCCCTGGGTGCTTCAGAAATCAGAACTGTGCAGATGTTAGGCTTATTGGGACCTGTGTTTACCAGCTCCAGTGGCATCTAGGGCAGCACTCTGTAATCAAACACATTAATATTTTTGCAGCAAAACAtatgaatattcaaaataaagcagGATAAATATAGCCGCACATCAGCTTTTGCCACTAAATGAGTTAGCTGCAAAGTTACACAAAACCTTTTAGCTTTCAGAGCTTCTCCCACTTTGTAATCACAGAGCCGGGATTGTCAGCCCCACCCCCCTCCTTCAGAAGGGTTGGGGAGAAAGTCTGTCAATGTGCTCTGCAAAGATAGAGCATCACAGCGGATCGGGATCGCGTCGTGGGCATTATTAATGTGGCTGCTGTGGCTCTCCGCTGTTTTACCTTGTTCCAGACAGAACTTGGTGCCACCTCAGAGGTGCCTGGAAGTCAGGCATGGTAGCCCCGACTTCAGATCTCACACTTGGGATGCTGTGGCAGGACCACCAGGAGTTCAAAGGCCACTGTGGGCTAGAGTgtgaggagggaggggtggagggagggagggagggagggagggagggaggtttgTTCAGTCTCTAGAGCTCCTTCCTAGCACACACAAAGTCCTGGGTCTGACCCTCAGCACCACCTAAAACTGGTGCACACCTGAGactcccagcattcagaagatagaagcaggaggatcgttCGCTCAGAAAAGGTCATCCTCAGATATACAGAGTTCAAAGCTAACTGGGTACCCTAGATCTTCTCTCAAAACAAATTGTTAATGGCCATACGGCTCTCTGCATAACCCCTCACTGAAAGCAGAGTGTCTGCCACGTGAGAGGACAAGCTGGGCAAATGGAGCCAACATCTCAGTTGAGATGGGTGAGAACATGGCTCGTGTGTTCTAAAGCTGGCACCAGGAAGCTTTGAGGAAGGGCTCTGCCACAGGTGGGTTTGGGGAGCCAGCCAAGACCATCCCTTGGTGCCTGAACCTCCTTTCCAGAACTAAAGAAGAGTGGCAGAGCCATCGAACTGACCTGAGGTGAGGGCTGGTCAGTATTTGATATGGCAGAGAATCCTATAGAAGACCCAGCCCTCACTCTGATTCTACAGTACCAAGGAGCCTGACTGCAATTAAAAACTGtcctgggaggggttggggatttagctcagtggtagagcgcttcaaggccctgggtttggtccccagctctgaaaaaaagaaaaggaaaaaaaaaaaactgtcctgGGAGTTGGGCAGACACAGCCATAAATGAGAACTGCATCTCCACAAGGGTCAACTCTGCTGCTCGTGTAATGTTACTGACAACTGTGGAAGGCTAGGAAGTGTCAGGAGTGTCTGATTCAGGTGAGCTGGATCCTAGACCACAtccagacaccccccccccccgcaggcATAAAACTGCTCCAGTTTTTCAGAGGACAAAAAGACAGGAGAGTCCCACCTTCCAGAAGCCTGACAGGGCTCCTTCTCTAGACACTGTCCTTTTATTATTGTGTCTCACTGGCTAGCTTCCTCCCAAGTTCTGTCAGTTAAAGAAGTCCACCTGATTCATCCAAGTGGTGTCTCTGTCTGGTCCTTCCTTCCATCGGTCcgtccattcattcatccatccatccatccatccatccatccatccatccatccatccatccatgtgtcTTCGATATCCTACCATTTGATACAAGGATCGTGACACCCAACCCCCCAAAGTTTCATTACCATTCTCTGTCCAGCCAAGAGATGCTCCCCTCGGGCCACCCCAGGTTGGGATCAAGTTATGGAGAAACCTATGGAAGTAATTCAATAACCAACAACCGCATTCCTGCCTTGCTTCTCTGTACTctgccctttcttcttccccaggGCAAGACTAAATGCCAGACGCTTCATCTGCACCAACCCTCTAACCTGATggcttaaaataaaatgaaccttTCGGACGGTAGCCTATCATAGACCTTCCTGCTAGGATCCTGGCCAATCCCATGGCTTCCTGGCATCTGATTTTTCAATCTTGCCTTGCTGTTTGCTCTTGTGGCTGTGATGACTATTCTTCCACCGAACATTCCTCGGATTGATGATAGGTGGGAGGGGGTGATATACAGAACGGTGGGAAATGGGGAGGTGGTACATCAATTCTGGTGCCTGGAGGGAGGATGGCAAAGGCCTCCCACGAAGTACATCTATGTAGGAGTAGCCAGGGCTGCGCATGCAGAGAAAtaccttctccctctcttcatgTCCTCAGACCTTGTAGCTTATCACAGAGGGGTCTGGCCCCCATCTAGCTGCTCAGGATGAAGGACTCACGTTCACCCTCAGTCAAAAGCACATGGTGTGGCAGCAAGAACTCCAGAATCGAGCCTCATTGTTACAAGCTTGTGAGAACAGGGAAATAGTCTACATCACCTTACACAGGCTCCCATAGATAAGAATGCTTGGAACCCCACACGAGAGCTTAGAGCCAACAGTGAGATACAAGAATAAAATGAAAGGCACAAAGGTAGTTCTTCACCTTCACGGTGACTGGATGGTGGCCACAGCCCCAGTGACTCTAGATGTCACTTCAACCCTTAAACTGAGCTTAGGAAGCTCGAAGAACAGCTACAGACGCTCACCCCTGCCCAGAGCAGCTCAGATACAGCTCAGCCAACCATCGTTTCTTTCCACTGGGACCCTCCTCATGTGAGAACCCAGAACTCTCAGGACAGTTATCTCTTTTGTGGCCCTCTTGAGGACAAAGAAAACTATGTACATAGACTCAGTGAAAATTCTTGGTTCTGTAAGGAAGGCTTGGGAGATTTAAGACCCAGAAAAAGGCCAGGCCTGTGGTACACAACTTTATCCCCAGTACTTGGGGGACAGAAATAGGTGGGTCTCTGTgcattcaagactagcctggtctacacagccagttccaggctagctaggGCTATGtgatgagaccttgtctcaagcagGTAGGTtaagctttcttttaaaaaaaaaaatagacaaaaaaaaaaaaaaaaaaaaaaaaaaccacgttATTTGTGAgcgcatgtgtgtgctcatgggaGCCAGAAATCACATTAAGCGTCTTCTTCAATcgttctgtttctttaaaaaaaaaaaaaaaattaagatgagATCTCTTGTTGCTCCTAGAGCTTATGGATTTGACTCTGCTAAGTGTCCAGAATTCCagtctatctctgcctcccctaAGCTATGACTGCAGCTGCATTTTGCTGAACTTGgcttttctgctgctgtgcaTGGCTTTTTACCTGTGTGCttgggacccaaactcaggtcctcacgcttgcatagcaagcgcatGACCAACAGAGCTCgttcgcgctctctctctctctctctctctctctctctctctctctctctctctctaggccctcccccacacacacccaaaaacTGACCCTAAAAAGTGACTTTCCACCATACCCCACTTTTCACAGCACGTTCACATCCGCAGAAGATGACAGACCTGTCTGGTCAAGGTTCAGAGGGGATTTCCTCTCGAAAGCGTAAGGAAAAACAAGCACCATTTCATCAGCCTATTTTCTGAGCAGATCAAGTACTAAGAAGACGACATATCCGCCGCGGTTGTTATTGTCTGTATtctcgggggtggggggatggttACTTTTTTAGCTGAGTGCCATTTTCCATGAGGTACAGCTCAGCCGATCAGGACACTTCGGAGAAAAGTTGCGGCTAGAGGTGATCATACAGATCTCCCACCCCCTCAAGTCCCCCCACCTAAATGAGCAACAGgaatggaggagggagagaaagagtgcATGCAAAAGTGGAAAATCCACCCAAGATCAGCAAATCAGCCAGCCGCAAGCTGTGCAAAAAGAGTTAGCATCCGTAACAACAGAAAACCGGATTTGTGGGCACAGTTGGTCAGACtcagggaagaggggagaaaatGACTGGCTTGCAGGTTACAGCAATGGGTTTGTAGTTCTTGGCAAACAGAGAAGGCAAACCCACTATTGTCTCCCTCTCTTAAGAACACCGGTCAGTGCTCCCCGACCTGCTGTACTGGAAGGATCCTCCTCTTCACTGGAGGGCTACAAGGAACCATAATGCACAAGAAGTCTTACTTTGAACCTTTCTGCCTTGACAGGACTCGGCCCCAGCATTTTTCCTGTGTATTAGTAAAAAAGGTACAATTGCAGGGAAAGCATTGGTCCTGAACCAAGTAGATCACAAGGACTCAAAAGTGGAAAGGGGGGTGTGCAAAGATGAAACCAGAAGCCAGAGGGCAGCCAAGGCTAGCCCTTGTGATAAGAGATGGGATGAGAAGAGACTTGAGTATACTGGCTGTAAGACCAAAACTCCTGCATGAGTCCTTCTTGAATTTAAGGAAAGCTTTCTCTGCCTCACAATGTGTCTGCCACATTTGAAGAGACATTTGAGACCTATAGGTACAAATAGGACTTAAACAACACCCAACCCCTGCTTCCCTGCTGTGGACATTAGCCTACCAATGCACAAAACTATGCCCAGTGGGGAAAAGAAAAGCTGGCATAGTTTGTGCAGATAACATGGCTTGATCCAGGCCAGAGGAGACTCTCTGCCTGAACTCTACTTCCTGCCCTTTTTCTCACCACTTTATTATTAAACAGTCACTCTGGGCAAAACAAAAGCGTAGACCAAACCACAGGAAAACCAGATGGAAGCCCAAAAGCAAAATGGAAAGGGGGGCCTACAGGCTGAGCCCATGTGTTCCCTGATGTTACGCATTGACGCCATTTCTTTTTGCCGTCCTCTGAAAATAACTGTGCCTTCCTATGCCTCAGTACTGCCAAGAATGGTTTGGTGTGGTTCTTTGAGGAGCACAAAGGAGTCAGGTCCCCAGATTCAGGATGAGCCTGGGCAGGGGCTTACCTGTGCTGCTCCACGGCCTCGTTGTCCGGAAGTTCGACCCCACACACACTGCACTGCTCCCCGAGAGGACGGCTCTCCGCCTTCATGCCCACGGCCAGCTCACCTAGCTTGCTGAACAGCTCCCTCTGGATGAAGCCCTGAGGCAGCAGACCCCCATAGGTGCTGAAGTCCATGGAGACTGCCAGGGCAGGTTGCACATGGAGACCAGATGTCACTGAAGACGGCATGCTCAACACGGCATCGGCCTTGTGGTTGGGCAACACTGAGTAGATGCCCAAATGCTTCTCCACTGGTGGTGCCAGGGACTCCTGTCGTCCAGGGGGTCCCTGGCCAGCTTCAACAGGGGGTGAGAGCTGCTCAccactctcctctctcccataGTGCAGCTCCCTAGCACTGGTGATGACACTGCCTCTAGTGGGGGTCCCAGGCCCCTCTTTGCTCCTCTCTTCAAGCTTGTCCCCCATCCCTCCTGAGACGCTAGACTCAGCTGCCCCAGGGCTGTCCTGGCCGGGGGCTTCATCTACCTGCATCATCTCCATATGCACCTCAGCCACCCCAGGGTGCCGCCCACCACCTGCCAGTGTGGGTTCCTCAGGCCCTGCAGGTGGCTGAAGAGCTCCTTGCAGGAGTGACTGTCCTATGGTCATCAAACTGTCCACTGCTGCCTTGGTAGGACTCATGGCTGAGAGACCAAAAGAGGTGGAGACCGAGGGGCTCTGGTCTACCATGGGCCCAGGGAGGCTCTGTCCAGCCACATTGGCATAGCCGCTCTCCTCACCGGAATGCTTCGAGATGAAGATGTTCTTGAGGTATCGAGCCTTACGGTCCTCTTCTTCTTCGCCCCCACCGTCGGCCATGGTGGCTTCTGTGTCATTGTCATCAGATGCTTGGATGGTCTCCAGGATCTTCAGGCACTGCTCCTCCAGGTACTCGATCTCTAGGATCTCAGCTGCGTACAGCAGGTCATCCAGGTCCTCTGCTTTGGCTTGCAGTGTGGCTGTGTAGGCATACTCGAGGATCTGCTGGAAGGTTTTCGGCGAGAGGAAGTCCAGGGTGTAGTGCTGGCTGTTCCGGTGGAAGAGGATCTCAAACATCTTGCTGGTGCAGGCTAGCACCGTCCGGTGGGCATGGAACTCCTGACTGTCCACCATGATGACCACATCGCACAAAGTCCCGGCCAGTCGCATCTGATTGGCCTTGCACAGCAGCCCCGTGGGGTGGCTAGGGTTCTGCAGTTGGATCATACCCATCTTTGTCAGATCCATGATGCTCCCCTGGGCTCAGGCATGgggctctctttccttctctgctctGCAAGGTGGGGCAGGGTGGGCTTCGGGGCCAGCAGAGGGGtctggagaagggaagagaagaacaaaAGGGGTGAGCAAGTGACAACTTCCC from Rattus norvegicus strain BN/NHsdMcwi chromosome 8, GRCr8, whole genome shotgun sequence includes:
- the Zbtb16 gene encoding zinc finger and BTB domain-containing protein 16 isoform X1, translated to MDLTKMGMIQLQNPSHPTGLLCKANQMRLAGTLCDVVIMVDSQEFHAHRTVLACTSKMFEILFHRNSQHYTLDFLSPKTFQQILEYAYTATLQAKAEDLDDLLYAAEILEIEYLEEQCLKILETIQASDDNDTEATMADGGGEEEEDRKARYLKNIFISKHSGEESGYANVAGQSLPGPMVDQSPSVSTSFGLSAMSPTKAAVDSLMTIGQSLLQGALQPPAGPEEPTLAGGGRHPGVAEVHMEMMQVDEAPGQDSPGAAESSVSGGMGDKLEERSKEGPGTPTRGSVITSARELHYGREESGEQLSPPVEAGQGPPGRQESLAPPVEKHLGIYSVLPNHKADAVLSMPSSVTSGLHVQPALAVSMDFSTYGGLLPQGFIQRELFSKLGELAVGMKAESRPLGEQCSVCGVELPDNEAVEQHRKLHSGMKTYGCELCGKRFLDSLRLRMHLLAHSAGAKAFVCDQCGAQFSKEDALETHRQTHTGTDMAVFCLLCGKRFQAQSALQQHMEVHAGVRSYICSECNRTFPSHTALKRHLRSHTGDHPYECEFCGSCFRDESTLKSHKRIHTGEKPYECNGCGKKFSLKHQLETHYRVHTGEKPFECKLCHQRSRDYSAMIKHLRTHNGASPYQCTICTEYCPSLSSMQKHMKGHKPEEIPPDWRIEKTYLYLCYV